One Rosa chinensis cultivar Old Blush chromosome 5, RchiOBHm-V2, whole genome shotgun sequence genomic region harbors:
- the LOC112167329 gene encoding U-box domain-containing protein 7, with amino-acid sequence MSDSTASSSSSPKWLYSYIKLRFFNRIRRFLRSKNSNRKRNTTSSDPHLLNTSSLRPVKVMVKESSSDHEDDGLGLQRAVKKLHFGSWEEKELAAEEIGTLAKDDVKVRKLVGGLGIIPVLVSMAASEVVDRRRVAVSALVQLANGTYTNKALMVEAGIFSKLPKDINILDEPTRHRFAELLMLLSSLANTPFPLPSLEIVPFLVGILESDSSNVETKQSCLGTLHNLSTMLDNAGDLVSNGVVDTLLKLSSDKEISEKALATLGNLVVTLMGKKAMENSPLVPESLIEILTWDEKPKCQELSSYILMILAHQSSDQRAKMAKSGIVPVLLEVALLGSSLAQKRALKLLQWFKDERQAKMGPHSGPQTARFAFGSPVNPLEAQQGKKMMKNLVKQSLHKNMEMITRRASASGDSSKIKALIISTSSKSLPY; translated from the exons ATGTCTGACTCTACTgcatcgtcttcttcttctcctaaATGGCTATATTCATATATAAAGCTTCGCTTTTTCAATCGCATCCGGAGGTTCCTGCGCTCCAAGAATAGTAACCGGAAGAGGAACACGACGTCGTCTGATCCTCACCTCTTAAATACGTCGAGCTTGAGACCGGTCAAGGTTATGGTGAAGGAGAGCAGTAGTGATCATGAGGATGATGGTTTGGGGTTGCAGAGGGCGGTGAAGAAGCTTCACTTTGGGAGCTGGGAAGAGAAGGAGTTGGCGGCTGAGGAGATTGGGACGTTGGCTAAGGATGACGTCAAGGTGAGGAAATTGGTAGGTGGACTCGGGATTATACCAGTGTTGGTGTCCATGGCGGCGTCAGAGGTGGTTGATCGCCGCCGAGTGGCCGTTTCCGCCTTGGTTCAGCTTGCCAATGGAACTTACAC GAACAAGGCTCTCATGGTTGAGGCAGGAATCTTCTCCAAACTACCAAAAGACATCAACATTCTCGATGAGCCAACAAGGCATCGATTTGCAGAACTGCTCATGTTGTTATCTTCACTTGCAAATACCCCATTTCCTCTGCCCTCATTGGAAATTGTCCCGTTTCTAGTTGGCATTCTAGAGTCAGATTCGAGCAATGTCGAAACCAAACAGTCATGTTTGGGTACACTTCACAACCTATCCACCATGTTGGACAATGCAGGAGATTTAGTCTCCAATGGTGTAGTGGACACACTCTTGAAATTGTCTTCCGATAAAGAAATCTCCGAGAAAGCTCTTGCAACATTGGGGAACTTGGTTGTGACCTTAATGGGGAAGAAGGCTATGGAAAATAGTCCTCTGGTCCCAGAGAGTTTGATAGAAATTTTGACATGGGATGAAAAACCCAAATGCCAGGAACTTTCAAGCTACATTCTAATGATTTTAGCTCATCAAAGCTCAGACCAAAGAGCGAAAATGGCCAAGTCTGGAATTGTGCCTGTACTTCTTGAAGTGGCATTATTGGGTAGCTCTCTAGCTCAGAAAAGAGCGCTAAAACTGTTGCAGTGGTTCAAGGACGAAAGGCAAGCGAAAATGGGCCCCCATTCCGGGCCTCAGACTGCAAGGTTCGCATTCGGTTCACCTGTGAATCCACTGGAGGCTCAACaagggaagaagatgatgaagaattTGGTGAAACAGAGTTTACATAAGAATATGGAGATGATAACGCGGCGGGCGAGTGCTTCTGGAGACTCTTCTAAGATTAAGGCTTTGATTATTAGCACAAGCTCTAAGAGTTTGCCTTACTAA
- the LOC112202800 gene encoding transcription factor bHLH30 has protein sequence MAFYSFDSNPTIGSDYSSLFNPFTLHGSGGGLTNGSVQLLPHSLVLDSEKGELVKAPARVGKKGVSEAKALAALKNHSEAERRRRERINAHLSTLRGLVPRNEKMDKAALLAEVIRQVKELKKDSLESSKGFLIPIDADEVKVEHYDSGVGDGTISVRASICCEYRSELLSDLKEALDSLHLKMVKAEMATLGNRVHNVFVLTGYNKGNNDAEAYQLLASSVHHALSSVLDKASISPEYSPRTTLPTKRRRTSYFDTSSSSS, from the exons ATGGCGTTTTATAGCTTTGACTCAAATCCCACAATCGGGTCGGACTATTCTAGCCTTTTCAACCCGTTTACGCTTCATGGGTCCGGTGGTGGTTTGACAAACGGGTCTGTGCAGCTTCTTCCACACTCTTTGGTGTTGGACAGTGAGAAAGGTGAGCTTGTTAAAGCTCCAGCTAGAGTGGGAAAGAAGGGTGTTTCAGAAGCCAAGGCTTTGGCGGCTTTGAAGAATCACAGTGAGGctgagaggaggaggagagagagaatcaatGCACATCTCTCTACTCTTCGTGGACTTGTTCCCCGCAATGAAAAG ATGGACAAAGCTGCATTACTTGCTGAAGTTATCCGCCAAGTCAAAGAACTGAAGAAGGATTCCCTAGAATCCAGCAAGGGTTTTCTCATTCCAATTGATGCTGATGAAGTAAAGGTTGAACACTATGACAGTGGGGTAGGAGATGGAACCATATCTGTGAGGGCATCCATCTGCTGTGAGTACCGCTCTGAGCTTCTCTCTGACCTAAAAGAAGCTCTTGATTCCCTTCACTTGAAAATGGTGAAGGCAGAAATGGCAACCTTGGGAAACCGAGTGCACAATGTATTTGTTTTGACAGGCTACAACAAGGGAAACAACGATGCTGAGGCATACCAACTCCTTGCAAGTTCTGTCCACCATGCCCTGAGTTCTGTCCTTGATAAGGCCTCAATCTCGCCTGAATACTCTCCAAGAACAACTCTGCCAACTAAAAGACGAAGGACCTCTTACTTCGATACCTCGAGCTCATCCTCATGA
- the LOC112203027 gene encoding KDEL-tailed cysteine endopeptidase CEP1 has translation MPALPVNQITHTQKRKELVILTRQGTMLPRSQAMPSYVDLNSETELLNVVSKQPVSAMADSKGREFRLYFGGVFSGECGTSPDHSVTVIGYGTTEDGIKYWLVKNSWGEHWGEGGYMRIRRGVDAPQGLCGIARNPLYPIV, from the coding sequence ATGCCGGCATTGCCAGTGAATCAAATTACCCATACACAGAAAAGGAAGGAACTTGTGATACTAACAAGACAAGGGACTATGCTGCCAAGATCACAAGCTATGCCATCGTACGTTGATCTTAACAGCGAGACAGAATTATTAAATGTGGTTTCTAAGCAACCGGTCTCAGCAATGGCTGACAGCAAAGGGAGGGAGTTCAGACTTTACTTTGGTGGAGTCTTCTCTGGGGAATGTGGGACATCACCGGACCATTCTGTAACGGTCATCGGGTATGGGACGACTGAGGATGGCATCAAGTATTGGCTAGTGAAAAATTCATGGGGTGAGCACTGGGGAGAGGGTGGCTATATGAGAATCCGCAGAGGGGTTGATGCTCCACAAGGTCTTTGTGGTATTGCTAGGAATCCTTTATATCCGATTGTTTAA
- the LOC112202798 gene encoding ubiquitin-like modifier-activating enzyme atg7, which produces MEAKNSGKPILQFAPFQSSVDEGFWHRLSSLKLNKFGIDDSPIPITGFYAPCSHSQVSNHLTLLAESLPSDSNEESSEPGVIRGNRNRCSVPGILYNTNTVEGFRALDKQELIKAEAKKIWEDIQNGKALEDSSVLSGFLLISFADLKKWSFHYWFAFPALILDPPATLLDLKPASQFFSVKEAESVSAVLNDWRDSSLTTDVPFFLVVIDPNSHATIKYLKDWETCQRATDHKLLFGFYDPCHLPKNPGWPLRNLLALICLRWDLKSVHFLCYRETRGFADLGLSLVGEAQVTVPQGWGDLHNTPNAVGWELNKGKKIPRCISLAKSMDPTRLAISAADLNLKLMRWRALPSLKLNTLSSLKCLLLGAGTLGCQVARMLMAWGVRKITLVDNGRVAMSNPLRQSLYTLDDCLNGGEFKAVAAVNSLKKIFPAVEAEGVVMAIPMPGHPVPSQEEQSVLDDCRRLHDLIDSHDAVFLLTDTRESRWLPSLLCANTNKITITAALGFDSFLVMRHGAGPCSSSHDSKSEAANALSTDLNSLALTDRNGGHRLGCYFCNDVVAPIDSTANRTLDQQCTVTRPGLAPIASALAVELLVGILHHPDGIFAEGEIANSSNNGSSEQPLGILPHQIRGSLGQFSQMTLVGHSSDSCTACCSIVVSEYRKRGTEFILQAINHPTYLEDVTGLTELMKTAHAFQMDWDDGIDNDDDDCVEI; this is translated from the exons ATGGAGGCGAAGAATAGCGGCAAACCCATACTTCAATTCGCACCGTTTCAGAGCTCCGTCGACGAGGGCTTCTGGCACAGATTGTCTTCTTTGAAGCTCAACAAGTTTGGCATCGACGACTCTCCAATTCCCATCACTG GGTTCTATGCGCCGTGCTCACATTCTCAGGTATCAAATCATTTGACTCTTCTAGCTGAGTCTTTGCCTTCGGATTCGAATGAAGAATCGAGTGAACCAGGAGTGATTCGGGGAAATAGGAATAGATGCTCCGTTCCCGGTATTCTTTACAACACCAATACGGTAGAAGGCTTTCGTGCACTTGACAAACAGGAGTTGATTAAAGCAGAAGCGAAAAAG ATTTGGGAGGACATTCAGAATGGAAAAGCTTTGGAGGATAGTTCTGTACTTTCCGGGTTCCTCCTTATCTCTTTTGCAGACCTTAAAAAATGGAGTTTTCATTACTGGTTTGCCTTCCCTGCTCTGATACTTGATCCTCCAGCAACATTGCTTGATTTGAAAccggcttcacaattttttAGCGTGAAGGAG GCAGAATCTGTCTCAGCAGTATTAAATGACTGGCGCGACTCAAGCTTAACTACAG ATGTGCCATTCTTTTTGGTTGTAATTGATCCAAATTCACATGCTACCATTAAGTATCTAAAGGATTGGGAAACTTGTCAAAGAGCTACTGATCACAAG TTGCTATTTGGTTTTTACGACCCATGCCATCTTCCAAAGAATCCTGGTTGGCCGCTTCGGAACTTGCTTGCACTTATTTGCTTAAGATGGGATCTCAAGTCTGTTCACTTTCTATGCTATAGAGAGACTCGTGGTTTCGCAGATCTAGGATTGTCCCTTGTTGGTGAAGCCCAGGTTACAGTTCCACAAG GATGGGGAGATCTTCATAATACACCCAATGCAGTGGGGTGGGAACTTaacaaagggaaaaaaatacccAGGTGTATTAGCCTTGCTAAATCTATGGATCCAACTAG GTTGGCCATATCTGCTGCagatttgaatttgaaactaATGAGATGGCGTGCTTTACCTTCTCTCAAGTTAAATACCTTGTCCTCTCTCAAGTGTCTCCTCCTTGGAGCAGGTACACTTGGATGCCAGGTTGCTCGCATGCTTATG GCTTGGGGCGTTCGGAAAATTACATTGGTTGACAATGGCAGAGTGGCTATGTCTAATCCCTTGAGGCAATCCCTGTATACATTAGATGACTGTCTAAATGGTGGTGAATTTAAAGCTGTAGCAGCAGTTAACAGTCTCAAGAAAATATTTCCCGCTGTG GAAGCAGAGGGTGTTGTCATGGCTATACCCATGCCTGGACATCCTGTTCCTAGTCAAGAAGAGCAGAGTGTGCTTGATGATTGTAGGCGCCTACATGATTTAATTGATTCTCATGATGCAGTATTCTTGTTAACTGATACAAGAGAAAGTCGGTGGCTTCCGTCTCTTCTTTGTGCCAATACTAACAAG ATTACTATAACTGCAGCTCTTGGGTTTGACAGCTTTTTAGTTATGCGCCATGGAGCAGGTCCATGCAGCTCTAGCCATGACTCAAAATCTGAAGCTGCAAATGCTTTATCCACTGATCTGAACAGCCTTGCACTGACTGATAGAAATGGAGGGCACAGATTGGGTTGCTACTTCTGCAATGATGTGGTTGCACCTATTGAT TCAACTGCCAACCGCACCTTGGACCAGCAATGCACTGTTACACGCCCAGGCCTCGCTCCTATTGCCTCAGCTCTTGCAGTTGAGCTCTTAGTTGGGATCCTACATCACCCTGATGG GATATTTGCCGAAGGTGAAATTGCAAACTCTAGTAATAATGGAAGCAGTGAGCAACCTCTTGGTATTTTACCCCATCAAATCCGTGGTTCCCTTGGACAGTTTTCGCAGATGACACTTGTGGGCCACTCCTCAGACAGTTGCACGGCTTGCTGCAGCATT GTGGTGTCTGAATATCGAAAAAGAGGAACGGAATTTATACTACAAGCAATCAACCATCCCACCTATCTGGAGGACGTGACTGGACTAACAGAGTTGATGAAAACAGCTCATGCATTTCAAATGGATTGGGATGATGGGattgataatgatgatgatgattgtgTTGAAATTTAA
- the LOC112168303 gene encoding flowering time control protein FY, whose protein sequence is MVPENHHHPYAPAGPHAPPHVDGFGAIRNRKQTQTRTVDYTTSVVQYTQTRKRQRDARDTTVLQPTPAASINSLPPVAYSDNPSRSFAAKFVHACTNYRARTCPINRVLWTPSGRRLITGSQNGEFTLWDGQSFNYELSFLAHDQAVRSMVWSYDGENWISGDDGGAIKYWTSNMNNVLVNESAHRESVRDLSFCRTNLKFCSCSDDTYVKIWDYERCQEEFRLTGHGWNVKSVDWHPTKSLLASGGKDSVVKLWDARTGRELCSFHDHKNWVQSVKWSRNGNWLLTASKDQVIKLYDMRAMKELESFHGHRNEVTAIAWHPFHEEYFVSGSSDGSIFHWLVGHETPQVEVPNAHSNNHNNSVWDLQWHPIGHMLCSGSNDRTTKFWCRNRPGDQCNISQNQSIGDRSSAFAGHMTGNFPFPLHEGQPKIATRNQGTIIPGVGFAI, encoded by the coding sequence ATGGTTCCAGAGAATCATCACCACCCCTACGCCCCTGCTGGTCCTCATGCTCCTCCTCATGTCGATGGCTTTGGTGCAATAAGAAACAGAAAGCAGACCCAGACAAGGACAGTTGATTACACTACCTCTGTCGTGCAATACACACAGACTCGAAAGCGGCAGCGTGATGCAAGGGATACAACAGTGTTGCAACCTACACCAGCAGCATCAATCAATTCGTTGCCGCCGGTTGCGTATTCGGATAACCCATCTAGGAGCTTTGCTGCAAAGTTTGTGCATGCTTGTACAAATTACAGAGCCCGTACTTGTCCGATTAATCGGGTTTTGTGGACACCTTCTGGGAGGCGTCTCATTACAGGGTCGCAAAATGGGGAGTTCACTCTTTGGGATGGTCAGTCATTTAACTATGAATTGAGTTTTCTGGCTCATGATCAAGCAGTCAGGTCTATGGTGTGGAGTTATGATGGTGAGAATTGGATTTCTGGTGATGATGGGGGAGCAATAAAGTATTGGACGAGTAACATGAACAATGTGCTAGTCAATGAATCTGCTCACCGAGAATCGGTTCGGGACTTGAGCTTTTGTAGGACTAATTTGAAGTTCTGTTCATGTTCGGATGATACTTATGTGAAAATCTGGGATTATGAAAGGTGCCAAGAAGAGTTCAGATTGACTGGCCATGGTTGGAATGTGAAGAGTGTTGACTGGCACCCTACAAAGTCCTTACTAGCTTCAGGTGGGAAAGACAGTGTTGTCAAACTGTGGGATGCTAGGACAGGGAGAGAGCTTTGTTCATTTCATGATCACAAAAATTGGGTGCAATCTGTTAAGTGGAGCCGAAATGGTAACTGGCTGCTAACTGCTTCCAAGGATCAAGTCATTAAGCTTTACGACATGAGGGCTATGAAGGAACTTGAATCATTCCACGGGCATCGGAATGAAGTGACTGCTATAGCTTGGCATCCTtttcatgaagaatattttGTCAGTGGGAGTAGTGATGGATCCATTTTCCATTGGCTTGTTGGGCATGAAACTCCCCAGGTTGAAGTTCCTAATGCACACAGTAACAATCACAATAACAGTGTGTGGGATCTCCAATGGCATCCTATTGGTCATATGCTTTGCAGTGGTAGCAATGATCGCACAACAAAGTTTTGGTGCAGAAATAGGCCAGGAGATCAATGTAACATCAGTCAGAATCAAAGTATTGGTGATCGAAGTTCTGCTTTTGCTGGTCACATGACTGGTAATTTTCCATTTCCATTACATGAAGGACAACCAAAAATTGCTACTCGAAACCAAGGAACCATTATTCCAGGTGTTGGATTTGCAATTtaa
- the LOC112202182 gene encoding cysteine proteinase inhibitor 1, which yields MTKRVFSLDLFTFLLLAGLFAHLSHLLLADPDDNPNYGAYHPIQDIHDPHVIEIAEFAVSELNKELRKKLVFQSVVRGESQVVAGQNYKLVVAVKDESSYPTSTVNYECVVWEKVWLKFRKLTSFHEVKT from the coding sequence ATGACGAAACGTGTTTTCTCCCTCGACCTCTTTACTTTCCTCCTTCTCGCCGGCCTCTTTGCTCACCTGAGTCACCTCCTGCTCGCCGACCCCGATGACAATCCTAACTACGGCGCTTATCACCCCATTCAGGACATCCACGACCCCCATGTGATAGAGATCGCGGAGTTTGCTGTCTCCGAGCTCAACAAGGAACTACGGAAGAAGCTGGTGTTTCAGAGCGTGGTTCGAGGTGAGAGTCAGGTTGTAGCGGGACAAAATTATAAGCTTGTCGTCGCGGTCAAGGATGAGTCCTCCTACCCCACGTCCACTGTGAATTATGAGTGTGTTGTCTGGGAGAAGGTTTGGCTAAAGTTTAGGAAATTGACCTCCTTTCATGAGGTTAAAACCTAA